In a genomic window of Coprococcus eutactus:
- a CDS encoding septum site-determining protein MinC: protein MEDKITRLSIKADRSGIAVYVPAHMSMDEICSELYRRFSHNACAFEKKGTIAVAFRGDAPTEAESHMIIDFLNDLDMNNVSFRYKKESGSTKTDNYNKYTETFCDSAIRSGYENVTHVSKFTENSIDNHIGSQMNMFRGTGITNDDSIYNKKYARKDIPYIFIGDIGRKQTLEIKGNVIILGNVAREAKVVSGRNIIVIGGLYGTAIAGKSNKYDSFVLAMYMAPKFLQIGNARSEFPNIRNYSDSSVVAANDGTSISITYI, encoded by the coding sequence ATGGAGGACAAGATAACAAGATTATCTATCAAAGCAGATAGATCCGGCATTGCTGTATATGTACCGGCTCATATGTCAATGGATGAAATCTGCAGCGAGTTGTACCGTAGATTCAGTCACAATGCATGTGCTTTTGAGAAAAAGGGCACAATTGCTGTCGCCTTCAGGGGCGACGCTCCGACGGAGGCTGAGTCGCACATGATAATAGACTTTCTTAACGACCTGGATATGAATAATGTATCATTCAGGTACAAAAAAGAATCTGGAAGCACCAAAACGGATAATTATAATAAATATACAGAGACTTTTTGTGATAGTGCGATAAGGTCCGGATACGAAAATGTGACGCATGTGTCAAAATTTACAGAAAACAGTATAGATAATCACATCGGGAGTCAAATGAATATGTTTCGTGGTACTGGTATTACAAATGATGACAGTATTTACAACAAAAAGTATGCCAGGAAAGACATACCGTATATATTCATAGGTGATATAGGAAGAAAGCAGACTCTGGAGATAAAGGGAAATGTCATTATACTTGGCAATGTGGCCAGGGAGGCAAAGGTCGTCTCTGGAAGAAACATAATAGTGATCGGCGGTCTGTATGGAACGGCGATAGCCGGGAAAAGCAACAAATATGACAGCTTCGTCCTTGCCATGTATATGGCACCGAAATTTCTGCAGATAGGAAATGCTAGATCTGAGTTTCCAAATATAAGGAATTACTCAGATTCGTCTGTGGTCGCAGCAAATGATGGAACTTCGATAAGTATAACATACATATGA
- the mreC gene encoding rod shape-determining protein MreC, which produces MKRRRNRNRKRIEISPRYVLLGLTVFCVILMVISLFAGGAFAPIREVSNMIVQPMQKGVNTIGRWVQSKTEAFENYDTLLKENEELKSQLEQTQKQVEQYQQNSYELERLQALYELDSQYADYNKTAARVISKDTSGWFDVFYIDKGTDDGIKTGCNVMFGNGLCGIVTDAGSDYAKIRSVIDDTSNVNGMILPSEAICNVEGSVNNYENGYLIAENIEKEADISVGDQVVTSYVSSKYLPGLNIGYISKIDEDSNNLTKTAYITPSCDFSKIQEVLVILETKKNVSE; this is translated from the coding sequence ATGAAACGAAGACGAAACAGGAATAGAAAAAGAATAGAGATATCGCCGAGGTATGTCCTTTTGGGACTTACGGTTTTTTGCGTTATCCTCATGGTGATCTCACTGTTTGCAGGGGGAGCATTTGCCCCTATCAGGGAAGTCTCCAACATGATAGTGCAGCCTATGCAGAAGGGAGTCAACACCATCGGACGCTGGGTTCAGAGTAAGACTGAGGCATTTGAGAATTATGACACACTTCTCAAGGAGAATGAAGAACTTAAGTCGCAGCTGGAACAGACACAGAAGCAGGTTGAGCAGTATCAGCAGAATTCATATGAGCTCGAGAGGCTTCAGGCGCTATATGAACTTGATTCTCAGTATGCGGATTATAATAAGACTGCTGCCAGAGTTATATCAAAGGATACGAGCGGATGGTTCGATGTTTTTTATATAGATAAAGGAACTGACGATGGCATAAAGACCGGTTGTAATGTAATGTTTGGCAACGGACTATGCGGAATTGTCACGGATGCGGGCTCAGACTATGCGAAGATCCGATCGGTTATAGATGACACATCAAATGTGAACGGAATGATCCTGCCATCTGAGGCAATATGTAATGTGGAGGGAAGTGTCAACAATTACGAGAACGGTTATCTCATTGCAGAGAATATTGAAAAGGAAGCCGATATAAGTGTAGGAGATCAGGTCGTTACCTCGTATGTGTCCAGCAAATACCTGCCGGGGCTGAATATTGGATACATCTCAAAGATAGATGAGGACTCCAACAACCTGACAAAGACAGCCTATATAACTCCGTCCTGTGATTTTTCAAAGATCCAGGAGGTTCTTGTTATACTTGAGACAAAAAAGAATGTCTCGGAATAG
- the miaA gene encoding tRNA (adenosine(37)-N6)-dimethylallyltransferase MiaA, translated as MNNRPLIILTGPTAVGKTALSIGLAKAVDGEIISADSMQVYRKMNIGTAKIQQSEMQGVRHHLIDILDPGEDFNVVLFKKYALEAMKDIYSRGKIPVVVGGTGFYIQALLYDINFEDNDNDMSYREELQTLAAEHGNSYIHDMLAGVDPESAEKIHENNVKRVIRALEFYKKTGTKISEHNEAESQKESPYNFEYFVLNDDRQKLYDRIDRRIDIMLEDGLLDEVKSLVDEGYSRDLVSMQGLGYKEMIDYIQERYTLDEAVYTLKRDTRHFAKRQVTWFKREKQVTWVNKNEFDSEADILSFMIERLREKEIIQR; from the coding sequence ATGAATAACAGACCATTGATAATTCTAACCGGACCTACAGCTGTCGGCAAGACGGCGCTCTCGATAGGGCTGGCTAAGGCTGTGGATGGTGAGATCATTTCAGCCGATTCCATGCAGGTATACAGAAAAATGAATATAGGCACAGCCAAGATACAGCAATCAGAGATGCAGGGGGTTAGGCATCATCTGATAGATATTCTTGATCCGGGAGAGGACTTCAATGTTGTGCTTTTCAAAAAATATGCACTTGAGGCCATGAAGGATATATACAGTCGAGGAAAGATACCAGTCGTAGTAGGCGGTACAGGATTTTATATCCAGGCACTTTTGTATGATATAAATTTTGAGGATAACGATAATGATATGTCCTACCGCGAGGAACTGCAGACCCTTGCCGCTGAACATGGCAACTCATATATACATGATATGCTTGCGGGTGTGGATCCTGAGTCTGCGGAGAAGATACATGAAAATAATGTAAAGAGAGTGATCAGGGCGCTAGAATTTTACAAGAAGACCGGCACGAAGATATCTGAGCACAATGAGGCAGAGTCCCAGAAGGAATCGCCATATAATTTTGAATATTTTGTGTTAAATGATGACAGGCAAAAATTATATGATAGAATAGACAGACGGATTGACATCATGCTTGAAGATGGGCTTCTTGACGAAGTCAAATCCCTGGTGGATGAGGGATATAGCAGAGATCTTGTGTCCATGCAGGGACTCGGATACAAAGAGATGATCGATTATATCCAGGAACGATACACTTTAGATGAGGCTGTGTATACATTAAAGAGGGATACAAGACATTTTGCTAAGAGACAGGTCACCTGGTTTAAGAGGGAAAAACAGGTCACCTGGGTAAACAAAAATGAATTTGACAGCGAGGCGGATATATTGTCGTTCATGATAGAAAGGCTTCGCGAAAAGGAGATTATACAGAGATGA
- the mreD gene encoding rod shape-determining protein MreD: MRRVITLGILIIVCFVLQSALFPYIEVAGATPNLLLILTVSFGLMRGRKEGMLVGFFCGFLYDLYFGFAIGPFMIIYMLIGYCNGFFHRLYLVEDVLLPIIIIVFDDFIFNFITFIIFFVMRNRLSFGLYLREIILPDMIYTAILTMIVFKFFVFVNRRLKRAEKGSET, from the coding sequence TTGAGAAGAGTAATAACATTAGGGATTCTTATAATAGTATGTTTTGTGCTTCAGTCGGCACTCTTTCCTTATATTGAAGTTGCCGGGGCTACCCCCAATCTTCTGCTGATACTTACTGTGTCCTTTGGACTTATGAGAGGCCGAAAGGAAGGAATGTTGGTTGGTTTTTTCTGCGGTTTTTTATATGATCTCTACTTTGGTTTTGCCATAGGACCTTTCATGATAATCTATATGCTGATAGGTTACTGCAACGGTTTCTTTCACAGACTTTACCTTGTGGAGGACGTACTTCTTCCGATCATCATCATAGTGTTTGATGATTTTATATTTAATTTTATAACATTTATCATATTCTTTGTTATGAGAAACAGGCTCAGTTTTGGCCTGTACCTCAGGGAGATAATACTTCCAGATATGATTTATACAGCGATATTGACTATGATAGTTTTCAAATTCTTCGTATTCGTCAACCGGAGACTGAAACGTGCTGAAAAAGGAAGTGAAACTTAG
- the radC gene encoding RadC family protein, which produces MKNRTNSILSEKFTDPLSEMTEQQSAGDHIIMKEMSETERPYEKSYKYGVEVLSDAELLAVILRTGSQRANALTTAYRILDAHPIHKGIVGLNYLTTGDLEDIEGVGKVKAVQMKCLAEISRRMARATLKPFMSFHSPQSIADYFMENTRYLEKEYVYLLMFDSKHKLIKDVRISEGTVNSSMLSPREVFVQALKYEAVFIILVHNHPSGDPTPSGEDIDITYRISDAGSMIGIDLSDHIILGNNCYVSLAERGIFNETKTKQE; this is translated from the coding sequence ATGAAAAACAGAACAAATAGTATCTTATCAGAAAAATTCACAGATCCATTGTCAGAGATGACAGAACAGCAGTCTGCCGGAGATCACATCATAATGAAAGAGATGTCCGAGACAGAGAGACCTTATGAGAAAAGCTACAAATACGGAGTTGAGGTCCTCTCTGATGCGGAGCTTCTGGCAGTTATACTGCGGACTGGAAGCCAGAGGGCAAACGCCCTCACTACAGCGTACAGGATACTTGACGCCCACCCGATACACAAGGGGATAGTGGGACTTAATTATCTGACCACAGGAGATCTTGAGGACATTGAGGGTGTCGGCAAAGTTAAGGCGGTACAGATGAAATGTCTTGCAGAGATATCAAGAAGAATGGCCAGGGCTACGCTGAAACCATTTATGTCATTTCATTCTCCGCAAAGTATTGCGGACTATTTTATGGAGAATACGAGATATCTTGAAAAAGAGTATGTCTATCTGCTTATGTTTGATTCAAAACATAAATTGATCAAGGATGTGCGCATATCAGAGGGAACTGTCAACAGTTCTATGCTTTCACCACGGGAGGTGTTTGTGCAGGCTCTGAAATACGAAGCAGTATTCATAATACTTGTACACAATCATCCCTCCGGGGATCCTACACCGAGCGGCGAGGACATAGATATAACATACAGGATATCAGATGCGGGAAGTATGATAGGGATTGATCTGTCAGATCATATAATATTAGGCAACAACTGCTATGTCAGTTTGGCTGAGCGAGGTATATTCAATGAAACGAAGACGAAACAGGAATAG
- the mutL gene encoding DNA mismatch repair endonuclease MutL, producing the protein MIKVLDQNTINKIAAGEVIEKPSSVIKELVENSIDSGATAITVEVKGSGLSFLRVTDNGSGIKKDEVKLAFLRHATSKLVTVEDLLSISSLGFRGEALASIASVAQVEMITKTADDVTGLRYQIHGGREISSEEIGAPGGTTIIVRNLFYNTPARKKFMKTDLTEISYIYDLMCRICMSHPKISFKFISNGTDKLFTSGNGKLRDIIYHIYGRDITSNLLEINAENDYMKISGYIARPCISRGNRSFEGYYVNHRYIKSAVLTKAIEDAFRTFVMIHKFPFTEINFQVRPDLLDVNVHPTKMELKFANSQDIYSFTYNAIRETLLFKELIPDVAPGKDSKPETYKQRNVGDAPEAFENKRREALVGPVAQAKAAPTHMVTDNSLVKSENAPVLDQRQMKPERASTSESQARPEGTSTALQQPLKPDNIPAPVRPIIDVIDETKDTNTSAEKKSDNNTYEQPQKSGYSYSGRHQEIPGSKVAESKASYMAVDDRKYVQQNMFQEKFLTKEARAKHRLIGQLFKTYWLIEYDGKFFIMDQHAAHEKVKYEELMENYKNKKIYSQYLMPPAVVTLSATEIEFLHENMETFEALGYQIENFGGREFKLNAVPDNLFGLDGRELFIDFIADASSSAKKVTIDVFIHKLSTMACKAAIKGNTEISFKEADALIDQLLKLENPYTCPHGRPTVISMTEAEIEKKFKRIV; encoded by the coding sequence ATGATAAAAGTATTAGACCAGAATACGATAAACAAGATAGCGGCCGGTGAGGTTATTGAGAAGCCAAGCTCGGTCATAAAGGAGCTTGTGGAAAATTCCATAGACTCAGGCGCCACAGCAATAACTGTTGAGGTAAAGGGCAGTGGACTCTCATTTCTCAGAGTCACAGACAACGGTTCCGGAATAAAGAAGGACGAGGTGAAGCTTGCATTTCTGAGACACGCCACAAGTAAGCTTGTGACTGTTGAGGATCTATTAAGTATCTCGTCGCTGGGCTTTAGAGGTGAGGCTCTTGCCAGTATTGCGTCGGTTGCACAGGTTGAGATGATAACAAAGACTGCTGACGATGTGACGGGACTCAGATACCAGATACACGGTGGCAGGGAGATATCTAGCGAGGAGATAGGCGCTCCAGGTGGAACAACCATCATTGTCAGAAATCTTTTCTACAATACACCGGCGAGAAAGAAGTTCATGAAGACTGATCTGACGGAGATAAGCTATATATACGACCTTATGTGTCGTATATGCATGTCTCATCCTAAAATTTCATTTAAGTTCATCTCAAATGGAACTGACAAGCTGTTTACATCCGGAAATGGAAAACTGCGGGATATAATCTACCATATCTATGGAAGAGACATCACCTCAAATCTTCTTGAGATAAATGCGGAGAATGACTATATGAAGATCTCCGGATATATAGCAAGGCCTTGTATATCAAGGGGAAACAGATCGTTTGAAGGCTACTATGTAAATCACAGATATATAAAGAGTGCGGTGCTCACAAAGGCGATCGAGGATGCATTCAGGACATTTGTCATGATACACAAGTTTCCATTTACAGAGATCAATTTCCAGGTGAGACCTGATCTTTTAGATGTAAATGTCCATCCTACCAAGATGGAGCTGAAATTTGCAAACAGCCAGGATATCTACAGCTTCACCTACAATGCCATAAGGGAAACGCTTTTGTTTAAGGAGCTTATACCTGATGTGGCACCAGGCAAGGATTCAAAACCTGAGACATATAAGCAGAGAAATGTTGGAGATGCGCCAGAGGCGTTTGAGAATAAGAGACGTGAGGCACTTGTTGGTCCTGTGGCACAGGCAAAGGCAGCCCCGACACATATGGTGACAGACAATAGCCTGGTGAAGTCGGAGAACGCACCTGTACTAGATCAGCGACAGATGAAACCGGAGAGAGCGTCAACTTCAGAGAGCCAAGCAAGACCAGAGGGGACATCTACAGCGCTACAGCAGCCGTTAAAGCCAGATAATATACCTGCTCCGGTAAGACCTATTATAGATGTCATAGATGAGACAAAAGATACAAATACATCTGCGGAAAAAAAGTCTGACAACAATACATATGAACAACCGCAAAAATCCGGATATTCATATAGTGGCAGGCATCAGGAGATTCCAGGCAGTAAAGTTGCGGAGAGTAAAGCATCCTATATGGCCGTGGATGACAGGAAGTATGTCCAGCAGAATATGTTCCAGGAGAAGTTCCTGACCAAGGAAGCCCGTGCAAAACATAGACTTATAGGACAGCTATTCAAGACATACTGGCTCATAGAGTATGACGGAAAGTTCTTCATCATGGATCAGCATGCTGCCCATGAGAAGGTAAAGTATGAGGAACTCATGGAGAATTATAAGAACAAGAAGATATATTCACAGTATCTTATGCCTCCTGCGGTGGTGACTCTCAGTGCTACAGAGATAGAGTTTCTTCATGAGAACATGGAAACGTTTGAGGCCCTTGGATATCAGATAGAAAACTTTGGTGGCAGGGAATTCAAGCTTAACGCTGTCCCTGACAACCTGTTCGGGCTTGACGGCAGAGAACTGTTTATAGACTTTATCGCAGATGCGAGCAGCAGTGCGAAAAAAGTTACCATAGATGTGTTTATACATAAGCTGTCAACTATGGCGTGCAAGGCTGCGATAAAGGGTAATACGGAAATAAGCTTCAAGGAAGCTGATGCACTGATCGACCAGCTCTTAAAGCTTGAAAATCCGTACACCTGCCCTCATGGACGTCCGACGGTCATATCCATGACTGAGGCGGAGATAGAGAAAAAGTTCAAGCGTATAGTGTAG
- a CDS encoding penicillin-binding transpeptidase domain-containing protein, whose translation MIRDILEIIKEFILEKLKSRIFYVTLIFLCLFGVLVYRLFNLQIVNGEKYQTNFQYKSLKTVSVKATRGKIFDCNGNLLAYNESSYNLSFTSNADLSEAAAEKDITENELRNEIVYKTILILEQNGDSLSVKLPISLDANGNMKFTISGAQLNTFYMNVFGASSVDDLTDKQKNATAREVFDYMRSDELFNISDEYSDAYVLKILAVRYEVWLNRYQQYMTVDIANNISQQSYAAITENMDTLLGMDVSIESNRVYNDAIYFSHIIGYIGNISNEELEEYNAKLPDNQKYSTNAMIGKLGLEQSYEEQLRGTDGSQKMYVDNMGKVLEIIDKTDTVAGNDIYLTLDTDLQKYCYNALEKELSAIILTNLKNVTSSTEKDDIPITEVYYGLFDNNIIDMKLLNAANATDNEKTVYNTFVSSRQYTLDNLADILKNSHTELYNLSDQYKDYMEFICETLSDNGVYDSSAIDKDSTTYNDYINDKISLYEYLKYCISQGAINIDDIETHSDYYDTDEIYDVVVDYVLKEFEEDTDFDKLVFKYMILSGEITGSQVIYLLYDQGILNSTTDEDYDAFASGTMGSFEFIYRKIQKLELTPAMLALDPCSGSIVVTDTETGQVRAMAIYPSYDNNKLTNVIDSDYYDKITSDKTTPMYNRATMQRTAPGSTYKMLVSAAGLGEGVIDVGSVITDYGTFTKISPSPKCWLTGGHGALGLAEAIEVSCNGFFYEVGYRLATDSNGVYQDAQGIDKLQKYATLFGLNRKSGVEIEEIDPHISDSDAVRSAIGQGTNNYTPVQLSRYVTAIANEGKCYDLTLVNEIKNVEGRTVYKNDNVPESTIDLTDSQWSVIKQGMRLMVSDHTSSYALINQINVAVAGKTGTAEEDLTRPDHALFVSFAPYENPEVSVTCVIPHGCTSGNAEELAGMVYAYMYDPDKLDTVGITGNNQISD comes from the coding sequence GTGATCAGAGATATATTGGAGATAATAAAAGAATTTATACTTGAAAAGTTAAAGAGCAGGATATTCTATGTTACGCTGATATTCCTGTGCCTTTTTGGTGTGCTGGTGTATAGGCTGTTTAATTTGCAGATAGTGAACGGTGAAAAGTACCAGACTAATTTTCAGTACAAGTCGTTAAAGACGGTATCTGTGAAAGCGACAAGAGGAAAAATATTTGACTGCAACGGCAACCTGCTTGCGTACAATGAGTCATCATACAATCTGAGCTTTACGAGCAATGCCGATCTTTCTGAAGCAGCGGCAGAAAAAGACATCACAGAAAATGAGCTGAGAAATGAAATTGTATACAAGACTATACTTATCCTCGAGCAAAATGGCGACAGCCTCTCTGTAAAGCTGCCGATATCCCTCGATGCTAATGGAAATATGAAATTCACGATAAGTGGAGCCCAGCTCAATACATTTTACATGAATGTATTTGGTGCATCCTCAGTCGATGACCTGACAGATAAGCAGAAAAATGCAACGGCGAGGGAAGTATTTGACTATATGAGAAGCGATGAGCTTTTCAACATATCAGACGAGTATTCAGATGCATATGTGCTAAAGATACTTGCCGTCCGTTATGAGGTGTGGCTCAACAGATATCAGCAGTATATGACTGTAGATATAGCAAACAACATAAGCCAGCAGAGCTATGCAGCGATAACCGAGAATATGGATACCCTTCTCGGAATGGACGTGAGCATAGAGTCAAACCGAGTATACAATGACGCTATATATTTTTCTCATATAATCGGATATATAGGAAATATCTCAAACGAGGAGCTGGAAGAGTACAATGCCAAGCTTCCAGATAATCAGAAATACAGTACCAACGCCATGATTGGAAAGCTTGGTCTTGAGCAGTCGTACGAGGAACAGCTCCGTGGAACTGACGGCTCACAGAAGATGTATGTCGACAACATGGGAAAGGTGCTCGAGATCATAGACAAAACCGACACAGTTGCGGGCAATGATATATACCTCACACTCGACACAGATCTTCAAAAGTACTGCTATAACGCACTTGAGAAGGAGCTCTCGGCGATCATACTCACAAACCTTAAGAATGTGACATCATCTACAGAGAAGGATGACATCCCGATCACCGAAGTGTACTATGGGCTTTTTGATAATAACATTATAGATATGAAGCTGCTCAATGCCGCAAATGCCACAGACAACGAAAAGACTGTATACAACACATTTGTATCCAGCAGACAGTATACTTTGGACAATCTTGCAGATATTCTTAAGAATAGTCACACAGAGTTATATAATCTGTCAGACCAGTACAAGGATTACATGGAGTTCATATGTGAGACGCTGAGTGACAACGGGGTTTATGACAGCAGTGCAATTGATAAGGACAGCACAACATACAATGACTATATAAATGATAAGATATCACTCTATGAATATCTCAAGTATTGCATAAGTCAGGGTGCGATTAACATAGATGATATAGAGACACACAGTGATTACTATGATACAGATGAGATATACGACGTGGTTGTTGACTATGTTCTCAAAGAATTTGAAGAAGATACCGATTTCGACAAACTCGTTTTCAAATATATGATATTATCAGGAGAAATAACAGGTTCTCAGGTTATATACCTTTTATACGACCAGGGAATCCTAAATAGTACAACAGATGAGGATTACGATGCATTTGCGTCGGGTACAATGGGAAGCTTTGAATTTATATACAGAAAGATACAGAAGCTTGAACTCACTCCTGCAATGCTTGCATTAGACCCTTGTTCTGGTTCAATTGTTGTAACTGATACCGAGACGGGACAAGTTAGAGCTATGGCAATATATCCAAGCTATGACAATAATAAGCTGACAAATGTTATCGATTCAGATTATTATGATAAGATAACTTCGGATAAGACAACGCCAATGTACAACAGAGCTACTATGCAGAGAACGGCGCCAGGTTCAACATACAAGATGCTCGTATCTGCTGCTGGCCTTGGAGAGGGAGTTATTGATGTTGGTTCTGTCATAACAGATTATGGAACCTTCACCAAGATCTCTCCTTCGCCAAAATGCTGGTTAACTGGAGGACATGGTGCCCTTGGACTGGCAGAGGCAATAGAGGTTTCCTGTAATGGATTCTTTTATGAGGTTGGTTACCGGCTTGCAACAGACAGCAACGGCGTATATCAGGATGCACAGGGTATTGACAAGCTTCAGAAATACGCTACATTATTTGGCCTTAATAGAAAATCAGGTGTGGAGATAGAGGAGATAGATCCTCATATTTCAGACTCTGATGCGGTACGTTCTGCAATTGGTCAGGGTACAAACAACTACACTCCGGTTCAGCTATCAAGATACGTTACAGCAATTGCAAACGAGGGAAAATGTTATGATCTGACACTTGTAAATGAGATCAAGAATGTAGAGGGAAGGACAGTATATAAGAATGACAATGTTCCTGAAAGTACAATAGATCTTACTGATAGTCAGTGGTCAGTGATAAAACAGGGTATGAGACTCATGGTAAGTGATCATACCAGCTCATATGCACTTATAAATCAGATAAATGTTGCGGTTGCCGGTAAGACTGGAACTGCAGAGGAGGACTTGACAAGACCTGATCATGCTCTGTTTGTGTCATTTGCTCCATATGAAAATCCTGAGGTCAGTGTTACGTGTGTAATTCCACACGGATGCACATCCGGTAATGCCGAAGAACTTGCCGGCATGGTATATGCATATATGTATGATCCAGACAAACTGGATACAGTTGGAATAACAGGAAATAACCAAATTTCAGATTAA
- a CDS encoding methionine gamma-lyase family protein — protein MKDMLKDYYKSLNVDERVFEYCNSVEEKLKDRFAKIDAVSEINQLKVLKAMQDNRLSEAHFAGSSGYGYTDDGRDALERIYADVFHTEDALVRSQIVCGTHALCTAMFGNLRPGDEILAIAGKPYDTLDEIIGIRDSRGSLAEYGVTYAQVDLLPDGEFDIDGIKKAINNRTKLVEIQRSKGYAVRKTLSVQQIGEAIKAVKSINPDIICMVDNCYGEFVQEVEPSDVGADLVVGSLIKNPGGGLAPIGGYICGKKEYVENASYRLTTPGLGKEVGASLGNTKALTQGLFMAPTVTASALKGAIFAANVYEGLGFKSVPDSTEERYDIIQAVELQTPERVVAFCEGIQAAAPVDSYVRPEPWDMPGYDSPVIMAAGAFVSGSSIELSADAPMRPPYAVYFQGGLTYPHAKYGIIMSLQKMVEKKLIVW, from the coding sequence ATGAAGGATATGCTGAAGGACTATTATAAGTCACTTAATGTAGATGAGAGAGTGTTTGAGTACTGTAACAGCGTGGAGGAGAAACTCAAAGACAGATTTGCGAAAATAGATGCTGTCAGCGAGATAAATCAGCTGAAGGTGCTCAAGGCAATGCAGGACAACAGGCTGTCAGAGGCTCACTTTGCCGGTTCATCAGGTTACGGATATACAGACGATGGAAGAGATGCTCTTGAAAGGATATATGCAGATGTGTTTCACACTGAGGATGCACTGGTGAGAAGCCAGATAGTGTGCGGAACTCATGCGCTATGTACGGCTATGTTTGGCAATCTCCGTCCAGGTGATGAGATACTTGCAATTGCCGGAAAACCATATGATACGTTGGACGAGATAATCGGTATCAGGGATTCAAGAGGTTCACTTGCGGAATATGGTGTGACATATGCCCAGGTCGATCTACTACCAGATGGAGAGTTTGATATTGATGGGATAAAGAAGGCGATAAACAACAGAACAAAGCTTGTAGAGATACAGAGATCCAAGGGATATGCGGTCAGAAAGACATTATCAGTCCAGCAGATAGGAGAGGCTATCAAGGCGGTAAAGAGCATAAATCCTGATATCATATGTATGGTAGACAACTGTTACGGTGAGTTTGTACAGGAGGTAGAACCATCGGATGTCGGTGCAGACCTTGTGGTCGGTTCCCTCATCAAGAATCCGGGTGGCGGACTTGCCCCTATAGGTGGATATATCTGTGGAAAGAAGGAATATGTGGAGAATGCATCCTACAGACTGACTACTCCAGGTCTTGGCAAGGAAGTCGGAGCATCCCTTGGCAACACAAAGGCACTCACGCAAGGACTCTTCATGGCTCCAACAGTCACTGCAAGTGCGCTTAAGGGGGCCATATTTGCGGCAAATGTATATGAGGGTCTAGGTTTTAAGTCAGTTCCAGACAGCACCGAGGAGAGATACGACATAATACAGGCAGTGGAACTGCAGACCCCGGAGCGTGTCGTTGCGTTCTGCGAGGGAATCCAGGCGGCTGCACCGGTTGACAGTTATGTTCGTCCTGAACCATGGGATATGCCTGGGTATGATTCACCGGTTATAATGGCGGCAGGAGCATTTGTCTCCGGATCATCTATAGAGCTTTCAGCCGATGCACCTATGCGTCCGCCTTATGCTGTATATTTTCAGGGAGGGCTTACATATCCACATGCAAAGTACGGCATAATAATGTCATTACAGAAAATGGTAGAAAAAAAACTCATAGTATGGTAG